The following coding sequences lie in one Planctomicrobium piriforme genomic window:
- a CDS encoding GNAT family N-acetyltransferase, whose amino-acid sequence MASTENGSDPDQIIVRAALADDADDVLEFLEKFVEARRILPRTLDELTVLMPTGYVAVLDGRIVGFAALEIYSKKLAEIRSLCVEPSFQGRGVGKQLTRACVDLAAERNIFEVMVITSSDEFFRGCGFDFTLPGEKKALFLQTREHH is encoded by the coding sequence ATGGCTTCAACGGAAAACGGGTCCGACCCGGATCAGATCATCGTGCGCGCGGCTCTGGCTGACGACGCGGATGACGTCCTCGAATTCCTGGAGAAGTTCGTCGAGGCTCGCCGGATTCTGCCCCGGACGCTCGACGAGCTGACGGTGCTGATGCCGACCGGCTATGTCGCGGTGCTAGACGGCCGGATTGTCGGCTTTGCCGCGCTGGAGATCTATTCGAAGAAACTGGCGGAAATCCGTTCGCTGTGCGTCGAACCGTCGTTTCAGGGACGGGGCGTCGGCAAACAATTGACGCGTGCCTGCGTCGACCTGGCCGCCGAGCGAAACATCTTCGAAGTGATGGTCATTACTTCCTCGGACGAATTCTTCCGGGGCTGCGGATTCGACTTCACTCTGCCAGGCGAAAAGAAGGCCCTGTTTCTGCAAACCCGCGAACACCATTGA
- a CDS encoding co-chaperone GroES produces the protein MNEFVEPLGPRILIRKDDSRHKTRGGIVLPDQAEIPTITGRVVEVSVEVANDDEFPIAKYDKVLFHPKNAIPVDLETNNVLFVVPVDDVVAVFRRAPRDQEEDGEDEEDVRDYSEYDDSDDV, from the coding sequence ATGAACGAGTTTGTTGAACCCCTGGGTCCGCGGATTCTGATTCGCAAGGACGACAGCCGTCACAAAACGCGTGGCGGAATCGTGCTGCCGGATCAGGCGGAAATTCCCACGATTACAGGCCGCGTTGTCGAAGTGAGCGTCGAGGTCGCCAACGACGACGAATTCCCGATCGCCAAGTACGACAAAGTTCTGTTTCATCCGAAGAATGCGATTCCGGTCGATCTGGAAACGAACAACGTGTTGTTCGTAGTCCCTGTCGATGACGTGGTCGCGGTCTTCCGCCGGGCGCCTCGCGATCAGGAAGAGGACGGCGAAGACGAAGAAGACGTGCGAGACTACTCCGAGTACGACGACTCTGACGACGTCTAA
- a CDS encoding aldose epimerase family protein has protein sequence MKHTAGPFLFFTLLLQALSPGWLQAAAPLPEPFGKTAAGEAVEIFTLKNRTGMTVRIMSRGATIVNLIVPDRTGKPEDVVLGFDDVAGYESSANQFFGCTTGRVCNRIAGGEFTLDGKTYKLSTNNGPNHLHGGTKRSLDKVIWQGKGFESSDATGVSFFYTSLDGEEGYPGTLTLTVNFTLKLDSNQLAITYKAVTDQPTPVNLTNHSYFNLGGAGAATVLDHQLQLSGENYTPTDATLIPTGELATVAGTPLDFRSSHALGTRIAQLDTTPAVGYDHNFVVDGQPGTVRPVARLYSPTSGRVLEIQCDVPGVQLYTGNHLSGQTGKGGKTYPRRSALCLETQHFPDSVHHSNFPSTILQPGAIYEQTCIWKFLAE, from the coding sequence ATGAAGCACACCGCCGGTCCGTTTTTGTTCTTCACACTATTGCTGCAGGCATTGAGCCCGGGCTGGCTGCAAGCCGCAGCGCCGCTGCCGGAGCCGTTCGGCAAAACCGCCGCCGGTGAAGCGGTCGAAATTTTCACGCTGAAGAACCGCACCGGAATGACGGTGCGCATCATGTCCCGCGGCGCAACGATCGTGAACCTGATCGTCCCTGACCGCACTGGAAAACCTGAAGACGTGGTGCTCGGCTTCGATGACGTCGCCGGGTACGAGTCGTCGGCCAACCAGTTCTTTGGCTGCACAACCGGTCGCGTCTGCAACCGAATTGCCGGCGGCGAGTTCACGCTCGACGGCAAAACCTACAAGCTGTCGACAAACAACGGTCCCAACCATCTGCACGGCGGCACCAAGCGCAGCCTGGATAAAGTGATCTGGCAGGGGAAAGGCTTTGAATCGTCCGACGCGACGGGCGTTTCGTTCTTCTACACCAGCCTCGATGGTGAGGAAGGCTACCCGGGCACGTTGACGCTGACGGTCAACTTCACGCTGAAGCTCGACAGCAATCAGCTCGCCATCACCTACAAAGCGGTGACCGACCAGCCGACGCCGGTCAATCTGACGAACCATTCGTATTTCAACCTGGGCGGCGCCGGTGCGGCGACGGTCCTCGACCACCAGCTGCAGTTGTCGGGCGAGAACTACACGCCGACCGATGCCACGCTGATTCCCACCGGCGAACTCGCGACCGTGGCCGGCACCCCGCTCGACTTCCGTTCGTCGCACGCCCTGGGAACCCGAATCGCTCAACTCGACACGACGCCCGCCGTAGGCTACGACCACAACTTCGTCGTCGATGGCCAGCCGGGAACGGTGCGGCCTGTCGCTCGACTCTATTCGCCCACGTCCGGTCGCGTCCTGGAGATTCAATGCGACGTGCCTGGTGTCCAGCTTTACACCGGCAACCACCTGAGCGGACAGACAGGCAAAGGGGGCAAAACCTATCCGCGCCGCAGTGCCCTCTGCCTGGAGACCCAGCACTTCCCCGATTCCGTCCACCATTCCAATTTCCCGTCCACGATCCTGCAGCCGGGCGCAATTTACGAGCAGACCTGCATTTGGAAATTCCTGGCCGAATGA
- a CDS encoding trypsin-like peptidase domain-containing protein, producing the protein MTKRFCHAGWCLAMMLALSPRLTQADQPAVAASSYRNTERTRIVERAERSSVNIHTEKRQKSMDVVFSAGKATKINGMGTGIVIDERGYIVTNFHVVQDVERLRCTTYNGAEYEGRVLAYDSREDLAIIKIEPREPLTVANFGTSSDLMLGEDVIAIGNAYGYESSVTRGIISHRSRDVEVNDEQSYKDLIQIDAAINPGNSGGPLLNADGEVIGINVAIRAGAQRIGFAIPIDDARRVIARLMNVERHNLTYHGIQTTDMKQGLDRKLVVQAIRPDSPALAAGLKSGDIITKAGDVTVVDGADFERSMFGKPAGSDVSVIVQREGKEETLHLRVAELASARRTPATQGIPASPVSTVANNTVAPQTTIEKCWEMLGLKLEKADQGFPVPGQPYRGGMRVVSVRPQSQADINGIRTGDILVGLHIWETVSNENIEFVLNHPQLQTLGPLKFYIVREGETLFGHFRLVAGQK; encoded by the coding sequence ATGACGAAGCGTTTCTGCCACGCCGGATGGTGCCTGGCGATGATGCTCGCGCTGTCACCGCGCCTGACGCAGGCCGACCAGCCCGCCGTCGCCGCAAGCTCCTACCGCAACACCGAGCGGACGAGGATCGTCGAACGCGCCGAGCGCTCTTCGGTCAACATTCACACCGAAAAACGACAGAAGTCGATGGACGTGGTCTTTTCCGCCGGCAAGGCGACCAAGATCAACGGCATGGGCACCGGCATCGTCATTGACGAACGGGGCTACATCGTCACGAACTTCCACGTCGTCCAGGACGTCGAGCGGCTGCGCTGTACGACCTATAACGGCGCCGAGTACGAAGGCCGCGTGCTGGCCTACGATTCTCGCGAAGACCTGGCGATCATCAAGATCGAACCCCGCGAGCCGCTGACGGTCGCCAACTTCGGCACCTCGTCGGACCTCATGCTGGGTGAAGACGTCATCGCCATCGGCAACGCCTATGGCTACGAATCCTCAGTGACACGGGGCATTATCAGCCACCGCTCACGTGACGTCGAAGTCAACGACGAACAGTCGTACAAAGACCTCATTCAGATCGACGCGGCCATCAATCCGGGCAACTCCGGCGGACCGCTGCTCAACGCTGACGGCGAAGTCATCGGCATCAATGTGGCCATCCGCGCCGGGGCTCAGCGGATTGGATTCGCAATCCCCATCGACGATGCACGCCGCGTCATCGCTCGCCTGATGAATGTGGAACGTCACAACCTGACCTATCACGGCATTCAGACGACCGACATGAAGCAGGGCCTCGATCGCAAACTGGTCGTCCAGGCGATCCGTCCTGATTCGCCGGCCCTGGCCGCAGGCCTGAAGTCAGGCGACATCATCACCAAAGCAGGCGACGTGACTGTGGTCGACGGCGCCGATTTCGAGCGTTCGATGTTCGGCAAACCCGCCGGATCGGACGTTTCGGTCATCGTGCAACGCGAAGGCAAGGAAGAGACCCTGCACCTTCGGGTCGCAGAACTCGCCAGTGCCCGTCGCACGCCGGCCACCCAGGGAATTCCCGCCTCGCCGGTTTCCACTGTGGCGAACAACACGGTCGCTCCGCAGACGACGATCGAGAAGTGCTGGGAGATGCTGGGACTGAAACTGGAGAAGGCCGATCAGGGCTTCCCGGTGCCGGGCCAGCCGTATCGCGGCGGCATGCGAGTGGTCTCGGTTCGTCCGCAGAGTCAGGCGGACATCAACGGGATTCGCACCGGCGACATTCTGGTGGGGCTGCACATCTGGGAAACGGTCAGCAACGAGAACATCGAGTTCGTGCTGAACCATCCGCAGTTGCAGACTCTCGGCCCCTTGAAGTTCTACATTGTCCGGGAAGGCGAGACGCTGTTCGGCCACTTCCGGCTGGTTGCCGGTCAGAAGTAG